The following proteins are encoded in a genomic region of Natrarchaeobius halalkaliphilus:
- a CDS encoding phosphatase PAP2 family protein, whose amino-acid sequence MNRDVGVTELIRTVLPEWAGPIFEITALLGDELVVVGVLGILVVVDVYRSADSGSDHLLSRETATLVAIVLGGLALTLVLKTTIDSPRPPASLQAVPREGTGFPSGHTMAATVLWVSLAYWSDRFSARGRLLIASIVIAVVGFSRLALGVHYLVDVVASVGFGVGYLLLAAKATGLEPMRAFATAGVLGVMALLVTAGSADGWLAFVGCIGGAGGWWLVNRPAVQRMWIATTR is encoded by the coding sequence ATGAACCGAGACGTCGGCGTCACGGAGCTGATCCGCACGGTGCTCCCCGAGTGGGCCGGTCCGATCTTCGAGATAACGGCGTTGCTCGGCGACGAACTCGTCGTCGTCGGCGTGCTTGGTATACTGGTGGTCGTCGACGTCTACCGATCGGCAGATAGTGGCTCCGATCACCTCCTCTCGAGGGAGACGGCTACGCTCGTGGCGATCGTTCTCGGTGGACTCGCGCTGACGCTGGTGTTGAAGACGACGATTGACTCCCCGCGCCCGCCAGCGTCGCTCCAGGCCGTCCCGCGAGAGGGAACCGGTTTTCCGAGCGGACACACCATGGCGGCGACCGTCCTCTGGGTATCGCTTGCGTACTGGAGCGATCGGTTCAGCGCTCGAGGGCGACTCCTCATCGCTTCGATCGTTATCGCCGTCGTTGGCTTTTCCCGCCTCGCTCTTGGCGTCCACTACCTCGTCGACGTCGTCGCGTCGGTCGGATTCGGTGTCGGATACCTGTTGCTCGCGGCGAAGGCGACTGGTCTGGAGCCGATGCGTGCGTTCGCCACCGCGGGCGTACTCGGCGTGATGGCGCTGCTCGTCACGGCCGGAAGCGCCGACGGCTGGCTCGCGTTCGTCGGGTGCATCGGTGGCGCTGGGGGATGGTGGCTCGTCAACCGACCGGCGGTCCAGCGGATGTGGATCGCGACGACGCGCTGA